TTACGATGGTTTAAAAGATTTATTGAAAGAGCAGATTAAAATTCATTCTGATAAATCAGTTTTGAATTTCTTAAAACAATTCTTACCAGATAAACTGTGTGCTGTTCTGTTCAATCTTTCCGGAGTTGATGAAGAAAGGAAATTTTATTCAATCACCAAAGATGAAATGGAGAAACTGGCAGCTTACTTTACAAATTACAAATTAAACTTTACCGGTGTAAAAGGATTTAAGCAGGCAGAAGCTACCGCCGGCGGAATACCACTTGAAGAAGTCCGCTATCAAACGATGGAATCCAAACTTCAATCAGGATTGTTTTTTGCGGGAGAAATTCTTGATGTTGATGGTTTGATCGGTGGTTATAATTTTCAATGGGCGTGGAGCAGCGGATATGTAGCAGGCAAAGCAGCGGCACTTAATTGCTGATTGAGGATTTGAGATTGCGGATTGAATAGAAGAGATTAATGATTAAGAACTGGGAACTGGTAATTAGGAATTTGAGAATTGTTTTGTATCGTTAAATTTCAATTTATTAAAACCTCATTTCAAATCCTGTATTCTGATTTCCGAATTCTAATTTCCAGTTTCAATTTTCCGATTCCTATTAAATTAAATTTTCTTTGTATCTTTGAACATACAAAACAGTACTCCAATAAATTAAATTATTGATGAATAACTTTTTAATTAAAAATAAAACTCAGATCAAAATTGTAATTCTTTTACTTTCCTTTTCACTTCTATATATGTTTAAGGGAATTGGGTCTTCACTGAATCAGCAGGTAGAAAATGTTTTATATGCAGTTGGTGGTGCAAAACAACCTGATACTAATATTGTAATAATTCATATAACTGAAGAGGACATACAGAATTTTGGTGCCTGGCCTCTTAAAAGAAATTACTATGCTCTTCTGATTAGTCAGCTTACTTCTCTTAATGTAAAAAAGATTGGTCTGGAAATATTTCTATCCGAAAAGCTCACTTCGCAATCAGTTTACAATGAATTGCTGAATTCGGAAATCCAAAAATCGGGAAAGGTTATTCTATCTTCGGTTGTAAATGATTTTAATGCTGAAACCAGGAATGCAAAAATTATTTTCCCGGAACCCAAATTATTATTCCCAGGTTTCAACAGCGGGCATCTTTCATTTATAGAAAATGGCGGAGTTGTCATTCCACTTCGGATAAAAGATGGAAAAGCGATTGAGCCTTCTTTTTCTTTTGCATTAAGCGGGATGAATAAAAAATACAATGATATTTCTAAAATCAAAATAAATTTTATTTCATCATGGCTTAACTTTAAGAATTTTTCATTGCTTCAATTTTTCCGAATGGTTGAAAACAATGATACAGCTTTAAAATCCCTCCAGGGAAAAATTGTTATCATTGGTGTAAGCGATCCGCTTATAGCACGAATGATAACAACAAACTTTGATGAAAAACTTCCCGGTGTGGCGCTGCATGCTTTCGCAATAGATAATCTGCTCAACAACCGTTATATCAAAACCAACTACAATTCAATTTCTGCCTTCCTGATCATTTTACTTCTTTCTGCGTTTGTGTTAATAGGAATAAAGCTAAAGTTGTTATATAAATATTTTGCGCTGCTGCTTCTTTTCCTTTTGTTCAGCTTCATTCTTTTTAACTTTTTCTTTGTCGAGATTTATTATGCTCTCTTTGTTATTCCCTTTTTCTTGCTGGCAGTAGTAGATTTGTTAGCCTTTGTAGTTGAAAGAAAATCATACCTGGTTGGAATCCTGAATGAAACCGCATTGCTTAAAAAAGCTATGGAATTAAAGGAATCGCAGTTGATAAGACTACAAAATGAAATGAAGGTTTCCGGAGAAAATGCCTCACAAGAGATGAAGGAAAAGATTGCCGGATTGCAAACCGAAATTGATGATCTGAAAATACGACAATCAGATGAACTTCCTGTTCCCGCTTTGGATGAAACTCTTGAAGCAAATAATTTTTATGGATTGATTTACAAAAGTAAATTAATATCTGCCGCTGTTGAAACAATAAAAAAAGTTGCTCCGGAGAATGCAACAGTACTTATTTTGGGTGAGAGTGGAACGGGAAAGGAATTAATAGCCCGGGCAATTCACACCTTAAGTAAAAGAAGCAGTGGGAATTTTGTGGCGGTTAATTGTGCAGCTCTGTCAGACACGCTTCTGGAAAGCGAATTGTTCGGTCATGTTAAAGGAGCGTTCACAAATGCCGTAGCAGATAAAATGGGAAGATTTGAAGCGGCAGATAAGGGAACAATATTCCTGGATGAAATTGGAGAGACTTCTGAAAATTTTCAGGTTAAATTACTGCGGATTCTTCAGAGTGGTGAGTTTGAGAAAGTTGGTTCTTCTAAAACAGGAAAAACAGATGTTCGTGTAATTGCAGCTACAAATAAAAACCTGGAACAGTTGATAAAAGGAAAAAAGTTTAGAGAGGATCTTTATTACCGATTAAATGTAATTAAAATTCAATTACCGGCATTGCGTGAAAGGAAAGATGATATTCAAATAATTGCAAATCATTTTCTATCAGGTGAGCCGGAAAAATTTGTGCTTTCCAAAGCAGTTCTTGAGCAGTTGATTTCTTACGAGTGGAAAGGAAATGTAAGAGAACTTGAATCGGTGATAAAGCGGGCAATAATTTTCGCCAGATCTGCAGGTAGAAAAATTATTAAACTAAATGATCTTCCACCAGAAATGGTTCCGAAAGAGAAACTGAACCTGGAAGAAATTATTCTTGATTCTTTAAGGGAAAAGAATTTTTCTCATTCATCAATAAATGAAACTGCTAAAGAAATTGAAATTAGCCGGACAATTGTATCTGAAAATTTCAGAGGATTAGTTTTAAGAACTTACTGCGATTCAAACTTTGATGTTGGGAACACAATAAAAAAAATAGCTTTAACCGATGAAGAGCAAGTGAATGAGAAAGTGAAGTCAAAGATTCTCACCTTCCTGAACAACATTGAGAAAGATGTAAACCAAAATAAGTCTTCATCATTTGAAGAAACTAAATCAAAATTGATTTCCAAGTATCAAAACCTTCCGCAAAAATTCCACATCTATCTTGATGAAATAATTAAAAAATGTCTGAATCGCTAAATGCTTACAACGCAAAAATTTGCCTTTCTACTACCAGATGGGTTCACACAACAAAAATATTTAATTAAGTTACCTTACGCAAAATTGTCATTCAGAACGGAGTGAAGAATCTCGACACCTCGATTTCAAACTGGTTTGTGTTATTTCGCTCCGCTCAATATGACAATTACAATTTTTTGCCTAATGTGACTGAGTAATAAATATTCTTTAAATTGTAGAAGCGGCGAGTGGGAATTCACCGATTCGCCCATTCACCGATTCTTGAATACCTGGCTCAAGCTTGCCGGTCTATTTTTAAATTGTGTAAAATTGAATTCCAAGTAAACACTTACCTGAATAATTACTTTCCATGCATTTGCTCATCTCTTTCATGCATTTGAATAAAATCGTTTGCGTCGAAAACACATTGAAAACAAATCTTCTTCTTACTATTTCCTGATGGCATAATATGTGGAATTTTCTATTCAAAGATTAATAGAAAATTTCAGCAATCAATTAAAAGGAGTTAATTAAATGGAAAAGTTAAATGGGAATTTTAAAAAATGGAGCGCGATAGTTTTAACTGTTTTGTCGTTTATCTGGCTGGCTGGTTGTGCAAAAGATAATATTGTAGAAAGCCAGGATAATTTATCAGATAAACAAGCAATGGAAAAAATAGCAGACAATGATGAATCAATTGCATCTTTCGAACCCAATTATAACGAAGATGAAGCAATGAGTTTTGCTCTTGGAAAAACAACCACCCAGATTTATCCGGTAAAAGTTGGGCAGAGAATGACAAGCGTAAACCGAAACCTTGATGTCACTGTTAATGGAGATACAGCATACGGTTTACTAACTAAAACTTTTAACGGTATTCTTTTTATCGCTGCATCATATGAACCAGTGGATCCAGCCAACAACCCTGTGGTAGACACACTTATTAAAAAATCATTTACAACCACAATTACAAGAAAAATTATCTTTGTTAAAGCAGCCAACACTATGCGTCCTTTAGATAATTGGAAAATTGCCGCTATATCATTACCAGAGGGTGGTACGCTGACTAATAATATTGAAATAACAAAGCTTACAATTTTCCTTGCTAACGGGGATACTTTAGTTGTTAATTCTCCCAACGATTATTTCTTATATAAGAATGGAATTAAAAGACATCAATTACCAAACTTATCAAGAGGTGAAGCAACCTTAATACGAGTTGAAGTAAAAAGTGCTTATGCAGATACGGATTTTGTGACTTTAACTTATGGCGCTGACATAAAAGGAATGCACCGCAGTAAAAGGAAACTTGAATTAATTTCTTCATCTTTTGACGGACAATTCTATAGCAAAGTTTACGAGCAATCATATGTAACTCATCAATGGAATGGACATTATCATGCAATAATAAATGCAATGCCAAGACAAGTTGTTTTTGACGATGCTACTTCTGTTGAATGCAAAACGTGGGGAATTCCTTACTTTGTTAAATAAATAAAAAAATATATTTCTTAGAAGCCCCCAGTGGAGGGGCTTCCCTGTTGTATTAGAAACTTAGCGGTGTTAAATTCGTATCAAATGAAAAAATTATTTATACATATTGTGGTTTTTATTTTAGCTTTCGTTTTATACTCGTGCGAAAAACCATCTCCAACAGAATTGGCTGTTGATGAAAATCAGACAAACGAAAATCTTGCAATTGAAGTTATTGCAAAAGAACCAGATAATTTTGTTTATAGTAATGGATATGATTCAACTGGAATTACTTCTCCTGTTCCAAACTTTTCTTCAGTAATTTCCGTTAGTTCTGTTAAAACCACGTATAAAACAAAAACCATTAAAATAGTATTAGCACAGGCAATTTTCTTTGACAAAAACCAACCGATAAAAATAAGATCCGGAAGAACAGTTGGATATAAAACAAGAACTTTGGGAATGGTTTTATTTGATGAACATCCTGCAAGACTTGTCCCGTTTATAGTTCATAGAAAAGAACATAACGCTGTTAGAGATTCTGTTGTTGGTTCATATCATATACTTTATAAAAAAGAAAACATTGGTGATCCTTTCAATTTTGTTCATGAATCAAATGTAGATTTTAAACTTAGAGTTATGGGTAATATTGTTACTCATTTCCAAATACCAACACCAAAAGAAATTATTGGAAGTGTGGAAATTAAAGGAAACAATAATTTAGAAAGAAATTTCTTGTTAAGCTGGAACGGAAGTACACAGGGTAAGATTGATGTGGTAATTGGTGGTATTAAGAAAGGAGTTGATAAAAAGGAAGTATTTCCTTTCTTCAAATTAAGAGCACGAGATAATGGAGAGTTATTGATTCCAGCTTACCTTTGGAAAGATTTCCCTTTTTCTTTATATGATAAAATTGTCTTCACCTTCATTCGCCAAAAAGTATTTGATTATGAACCAAACAGCACACTAAATGATCATTCAATTTCTGCGCAAAGTATACATAGCATCCAACTGGATATTCCGTAGTAAGTTTTTATTTATAATTGCTGGAATAACTATGTTATCGTCCGATATGAAATATGCTCAGGATTCCTTTGAGCTTTTTGGAGAGGCTTCCAATAAGTTTAATTCTCATTTCAAATTAAACAGCCTTGAAAGCAATGTGGCTAATTTTTCGAGAATTAAAGATTGGGAATTTTCTGTTTCCTATGGCGGCGAATTTGCAAAGAAAGTTAATGGCAATTTATACTTTCTATCAATATCCAAAAAATTGGAAAGACACTTCTTTTCCTTCCGGTATTCTCCATCTTATCAAAAAGATTTTCTATTTAATACTGGAACAAGTATATATGTTAATGATACAATCCCGGTTACTCTTAAAACAAAATATCATTATGAAGAACGGTTTGGTTTTGGATATTCTTATTCCCTCTTGAAAAATCTTAATATTGGATTTACTCTGCGATACTTCCTTCAGGAAATTTCAGAAGATCAGGCACGAACTTCTTTTTCAGATTCGGTTACATCCATTAGTACAGAAACTCTTACAAAAAATTATAATTTCTGGCGCGGAGATATTGGCGTAAGTTATTCTCCTAAGGAAGATTTGACTATTAGTTTTTCTTCAATCAATCTGTTTACACAAAATGTTGTTGAAGATGAGAACAAGGCGTTTTTGTTGCAATCAAAAAAGTCTGCTTCATTTGGATTAAATTATCAGTTAAATGATTTTATAAACACAAAATTAATTTATGAGATAAATAATTCTTTTCTGGCGGGAATTAATTTTGGATTTAATATGTTAAATGGGAATCTGAGTTTGTCAGCAGCGGCTTTTCACGATAAATATCAAAATCCGTTCATTGCTGGAGTCATTCCGGCATTAAATTATTCAATCAAATATTTTAGTTTAACTCTTTCCGGAGTTAAATATTTCTCTGATAGGAAAGGAAGACAATCTTTTAACGAGTTCAGCAGTCTGGGGATTCATAATTTGATCAATAATAAATATAGTTTTGATAAAGCAATTCTCTCTATAAATTTTGCGCTTAATACTACTGAAGAAAAATTGGTTAAGTTTATTGATGTAAAAGTTGTTCAGGATATTTTTCCAACCCTTACAGAAAATTATCTTGATAATCCTTATGCAATAGGCAAAGTGGTTAGCTTAACAGACAAACCGGTTACAGTAAAACCATCAAGTATAATTACTAAATTGAATAGTGAAACAGTACAATCACCATCTGTAACTATTGCTCCAAGAGATACAGTGGAAGTACCTTTCTACACGATAATTGAAGAAGGAAATTTGCCGATTGCCAAAACAGATATTTCGCAGGCTGTATTTTTATTAAACACGATTAATAATGATCCTGATGACGAATTTAGAAAACCTGTTTTAATTAACGACCTGAATAGCTGGGACGGTAAAGTCGTAAATCTTCGCTACTTTGTTAAAAAGGATTTTGATTTTTCAAGGAACTATGCAAAAGATATTTTGAAGAATTATAAAAGTCAGTTCGATACTCTTTCTCCGGCACTTAACAAATTTTTCACCGCAAAGTTTTTATTTGAAAACCTTATTACCAAGATGGTTTATGTTGCCGATATCCGTGCTTCAGTCGATAAAGTACAGTTTCCATCCGAGACAGTAAAATTAAAAGGCGGTGATTGTGATGATTTAAGTGTTGCCTATGCAAGTCTGCTGGAAAGCGTTGGAGTTGAAGCTGCATTTGTGGATTATAAATCCGAGGAAGGAGCAAGTCACGTAAATTTGATGTTTAATACAGAACTAAAACCAGAAGAAGCAGATTATGTAACAGCAAATGATAAAAAATATTTTCTAAGAAAAAATTTATCTGGAAAAGACATGGTTTGGATTCCTGTTGAGACAACTTCCGTAAGCGATTTCAATTCAGCCTGGGAAATTGCTTCGCAAAAATTTTATGATGAAGCAATAAACAAATTAGGATTAGCCAAAGGAAATATTCAAATAGTAGATATTTATTAAAACTTCCGGCGTTATTACTTTTACGCTGCGATGAAAAAAAAGGAATAAAAAATGTTTAAACTTATTTTAGCAATAGTAGTACTTTCAATAAACTTACTTTCTCAAACTTTCATTGTTGAAAAAGTAAATGGTAAAGTTCTCGTTCAGAGGGGAACAAACGAAAAGTGGGAAGATGTTAAATCTGGTAACAAGCTTTCTTCTATAGATTTGGTTGCCACCGGTGAAAATTCCTATGTTCAACTTAGCAATGATGGAAAGAACTTCTTATTGAAAAGTAATTCAGCAATTAATCTTGGAAGTATAAAAAAGATTTCACTTAATGATCTGTTATTAGCTCTAACAGCAGAGGAAGTTAAATACATTCCAAGGCAAAAAAATAATTCGAATGTTAAATCAACGGCTGTTTATGGTACAGAAAACAATGGGAAAAAAAGCAATCCAGTTGTTACTTCTGATCTTGGAATAAAAAAAATAAATGGGGCAAGACAGCTTGCCGAAGTTGGTTTTAAAGAATCAGCAGTTTTAGTTGCCAAGGATGCTTTCAGAAAATACCCGGAAACTCAGCAGCTTGTGTCAGATCGAATTTACTTTGCCGATTTACTGGTAAAGTTATCACTTTATGAGGAAGCGTATGCTGAATATAGAAACATAAGTTCACTTAAATTGTCTGAAAAACAGAAAGAGTTGGTTAATGATAAACTTAAATTGATTGCCCAAAAGCTTCCTTAATAGGTACTACTTGTAAAGGTAATTCTGAAACAGCGCTATTCTTTTTTATTAATTGTGCATACTTATTAACCTTCCTGTGTTTTGCTTCATTTAAAATTTGATTTTTACACATATTTTTCTAACCATTGTATAAGTAAATTTCATTTAGGAACTATTCAACACAATTTCTCCGTTTATTTAACATATGAGTAATGAAAAAAAAGAAGAAAAAACAATCTGCAATCATGCAGAATCGTTTTCAGAAAAATTATTTAAGCTAAGACAACCCCGCACTTTTATAATGCCGGAAAAATCTGATGTTCAATCATTTGCTGAAGAATTCCTTCAAATTCTATTTCCGCACTTTGGCAAGAAGGATTATTTTTCTCCACAGGAAATTGAGGCTGAGCTTATTCTTTTAAAAAAGAATCTGCTGCATATTCTAAAACCTCTTCAGGAATTGATTCCAATCCCCGTAGAAGATGTTGCAGAAACTTTCTGCATAAAGTCCGCAGGGATTCATGATAAATTGATCCTTGATGCCGAAGCAATATTAAAAGGTGATCCCGCTGCTGAAAACATTGACGAAGTGATTGTTGCTTATCCTGGTTTTTATGCAATTGCAATTTATCGTGTTGCGCATGAATTTTATTTAATGAATGTTCCAATCTTCCCACGAATTTTAACGGAATATGCTCATCAGCTTACGGGGATAGATATTCATCCAGGTGCAACAATTGGGGATTCTTTTTTTATAGATCACGGAACAGGAATAGTAATTGGAGAAACCTCAATTATTGGAGAAAATGTAAAAATCTATCAGGGGGTTACTCTTGGAGCTTTGAGTGTAAATAAAAAATTAGCAAACACAAAACGTCATCCAACAATTGAGCACGATACCGTAATTTATTCAGGTGCAACTATTCTTGGCGGAGAAACTGTAATCGGTCATCATAGTGTTATTGGTGGTAATGTGTGGTTGACTGAAAGTGTACCGCCCGAGTCAGTTGTATATCATAAAAGCCAGGTAAAAGTACGCAGTGCAAAGGATTTTGGTGAAGAACCATTGAATTTTGTTATATAAAAAAGAAAGGATAGATATGAAAGCTAATAACATACTTGAAACAATTGGTAATACTCCACATGTTAGAATAAATAATCTTTATAAAAAAAATGTGGAAGTTTGGTTTAAACTGGAAAGAGCAAATCCTGGTGGAAGCATAAAAGATCGTATTGCTCTATCAATGATTGAAGATGCCGAAAAGCGCGGGGTTCTAAAGAAAGACACAGTAATTATAGAACCAACTTCCGGTAATACCGGCATTGGATTGGCGATGGTTTGTGCTGTAAAAAAATATCAACTCATTCTTGTAATGCCGGATTCCATGTCAATTGAAAGAAGGCGCTTGATGAAGGCTTATGGAGCAAAAGTTGAACTTACACCGCGAGAGAAAGGAACGATGGGTGCTATAGATAAAGCAAGAGAATTGGTAGCACAAAATCCCAAAGCCTGGATGCCGATGCAATTTGATAACGAGGCAAACACAAAAGCTCACCGAGAAACAACCGCTCAGGAAATTTTAAAGGATTTTCCAGAAGGATTGGATTACTTGATTACAGGTGTGGGCACAGGCGGACATATTACTGGTTGTGCACAGGTTTTAAAAGATAAATGGCAAAATTTAAAAGTTTTTGCCGTTGAACCCATTCTTTCACCGGTGCTTAGTGGTGGAAAACCAGGACCACATCCAATCCAGGGTATTGGTGCGGGATTTATCCCTAACATTATGAAAGTAGAATTACTTGATGGAACAATTCAGGTTTCTAAAGAGGAAGCATTTATGTATGCAACTAAAGCAGCCATAGAAGAAGGGATATTTGTGGGAATCTCTTCCGGTGCATCATTAGCTGCAGTCGCAAAAAAACTTCCAGAAATTCCCGCCGGCAGCCGTGTCCTTTCTTTCGGATATGATACTGGTGAAAGATATCTTTCTATTGAGGGTTTGTTTGACATGGAGAAATAATAATTAATGGCATCGGTAAAATAAAAACTGATATATATAAATTAGAATAAATTGGTTTTAGTTTTCTTGTTTTGCTCATGGAAGTTTTTGGTATAAGGCTATAAAGGTATAGGGTGATAAGGGTAAAGAGGATGATGGAAAATCATTTCAAATATTTTGATACAAACAACAGAAACTTACATGGCAATACAATAAATAGATACCTTATACCCATATACCCTTATACCCATATACCCATATACCCATATACCCATTTCAAAAAAACCATTTCCATTTTCGTATAAAAGGTTTAAACAAATTCCTGGATTCCGGCTTGCTTTTAATGTCTAAATAAAATTTTGGCTCCAGACAATAACGGACAATTTCAGATAAACACACCGCTTTTTGACCATTTCAGGAATTTTGGCTACATTTGTTTCAAAAAATAGAAGTGCTTAATGGATTTAAAAATCAAAGATATTGTTGACCAGCTTCAAGTTTCGGAAAAGACGGTTTATCGTTGGATTAAAGAAAAGAAAATTCCGTGCTATCGAATCAATCATCAATATCGATTTAATCGCTCAGAAATTAATGAATGGATCTTAAGTAATAAAATTGAACTTGCATCAAATGTGCTAAGTGTAGCTTCTTCCTCGCAGCCAACTAACTTCCGGCAGTTGGTACAAGCTGGTGGAATTTATGCAGATGTTGCAGGTAATTCAGTTAGAGAAGTTTTGCAAAATGCTATTTATACGATTTCAACACCAACGCATATTTCTAAAGAAGAAATAATTTCTGCATTATTGAGCAGAGAAGAAATGATGACAACAGCTATCGGTAAAGGTATTTCTATTCCCCATCCAAGAAACCCAATTATTACTGGTGATGAAAATGCGAGCATTTCAATTTGCTATTTAAAAAATCTAACTGACTTCCAGTCGTTAGACGGCGAGTTGGTTCACACTCTTTTTATTGTTCTAACCAACAATCCACGCAGGCACCTGGAAGTGCTTTCTAAAATTTCCTTTTTGTGCCAGATGGATTCCTTTATTGAAATGTTAAAAAAGAAAACGCCTAAGGATGAACTCTTAACCTTTGTTCAATCCAAAGAACCAGAATGGCAAAAATAGAGGTCGACTTCGGATGAATAATTTTCTTATTGGTACTTTACTTTTTTTTATCGCCGGCATTATTTCGATTTTTGTAAGGGATAAAATCAAGGGATTAGTTCTTGTTTCCTTTGGAATCGTTGCTCAATTCTTTATTCTTCCGGAAGTATTTTCTGCTTTGGT
The nucleotide sequence above comes from Ignavibacteriales bacterium. Encoded proteins:
- a CDS encoding serine acetyltransferase; this translates as MSNEKKEEKTICNHAESFSEKLFKLRQPRTFIMPEKSDVQSFAEEFLQILFPHFGKKDYFSPQEIEAELILLKKNLLHILKPLQELIPIPVEDVAETFCIKSAGIHDKLILDAEAILKGDPAAENIDEVIVAYPGFYAIAIYRVAHEFYLMNVPIFPRILTEYAHQLTGIDIHPGATIGDSFFIDHGTGIVIGETSIIGENVKIYQGVTLGALSVNKKLANTKRHPTIEHDTVIYSGATILGGETVIGHHSVIGGNVWLTESVPPESVVYHKSQVKVRSAKDFGEEPLNFVI
- the cysK gene encoding cysteine synthase A; this translates as MKANNILETIGNTPHVRINNLYKKNVEVWFKLERANPGGSIKDRIALSMIEDAEKRGVLKKDTVIIEPTSGNTGIGLAMVCAVKKYQLILVMPDSMSIERRRLMKAYGAKVELTPREKGTMGAIDKARELVAQNPKAWMPMQFDNEANTKAHRETTAQEILKDFPEGLDYLITGVGTGGHITGCAQVLKDKWQNLKVFAVEPILSPVLSGGKPGPHPIQGIGAGFIPNIMKVELLDGTIQVSKEEAFMYATKAAIEEGIFVGISSGASLAAVAKKLPEIPAGSRVLSFGYDTGERYLSIEGLFDMEK
- a CDS encoding PTS sugar transporter subunit IIA, yielding MDLKIKDIVDQLQVSEKTVYRWIKEKKIPCYRINHQYRFNRSEINEWILSNKIELASNVLSVASSSQPTNFRQLVQAGGIYADVAGNSVREVLQNAIYTISTPTHISKEEIISALLSREEMMTTAIGKGISIPHPRNPIITGDENASISICYLKNLTDFQSLDGELVHTLFIVLTNNPRRHLEVLSKISFLCQMDSFIEMLKKKTPKDELLTFVQSKEPEWQK
- a CDS encoding NAD(P)/FAD-dependent oxidoreductase, giving the protein MPRFSYDGLKDLLKEQIKIHSDKSVLNFLKQFLPDKLCAVLFNLSGVDEERKFYSITKDEMEKLAAYFTNYKLNFTGVKGFKQAEATAGGIPLEEVRYQTMESKLQSGLFFAGEILDVDGLIGGYNFQWAWSSGYVAGKAAALNC
- a CDS encoding sigma 54-interacting transcriptional regulator, with amino-acid sequence MNNFLIKNKTQIKIVILLLSFSLLYMFKGIGSSLNQQVENVLYAVGGAKQPDTNIVIIHITEEDIQNFGAWPLKRNYYALLISQLTSLNVKKIGLEIFLSEKLTSQSVYNELLNSEIQKSGKVILSSVVNDFNAETRNAKIIFPEPKLLFPGFNSGHLSFIENGGVVIPLRIKDGKAIEPSFSFALSGMNKKYNDISKIKINFISSWLNFKNFSLLQFFRMVENNDTALKSLQGKIVIIGVSDPLIARMITTNFDEKLPGVALHAFAIDNLLNNRYIKTNYNSISAFLIILLLSAFVLIGIKLKLLYKYFALLLLFLLFSFILFNFFFVEIYYALFVIPFFLLAVVDLLAFVVERKSYLVGILNETALLKKAMELKESQLIRLQNEMKVSGENASQEMKEKIAGLQTEIDDLKIRQSDELPVPALDETLEANNFYGLIYKSKLISAAVETIKKVAPENATVLILGESGTGKELIARAIHTLSKRSSGNFVAVNCAALSDTLLESELFGHVKGAFTNAVADKMGRFEAADKGTIFLDEIGETSENFQVKLLRILQSGEFEKVGSSKTGKTDVRVIAATNKNLEQLIKGKKFREDLYYRLNVIKIQLPALRERKDDIQIIANHFLSGEPEKFVLSKAVLEQLISYEWKGNVRELESVIKRAIIFARSAGRKIIKLNDLPPEMVPKEKLNLEEIILDSLREKNFSHSSINETAKEIEISRTIVSENFRGLVLRTYCDSNFDVGNTIKKIALTDEEQVNEKVKSKILTFLNNIEKDVNQNKSSSFEETKSKLISKYQNLPQKFHIYLDEIIKKCLNR